A single window of Pseudomonadota bacterium DNA harbors:
- a CDS encoding biopolymer transporter ExbD gives MRRLIEEEELNLQDLIFILLFFFVISQTLIVFKVQKDIIVPPKVDKNPDLVVNKENNEIITVIIDELSGVSILAGEKKKHVLTGFNINAPDATYADYYDPVKGKELFLPTEESQAYRKLILDIKEYKSANRFKMPRVGLIADHRARYGTIFQVNVAIQELIKENVIDPTVKWKVFVDKKETPPPEF, from the coding sequence ATGAGACGATTGATTGAAGAAGAAGAACTGAATCTCCAGGATCTCATTTTTATTCTGCTTTTTTTCTTTGTTATTTCACAAACCCTTATTGTATTCAAGGTACAGAAAGATATTATTGTACCTCCCAAGGTCGATAAAAACCCTGACCTTGTTGTGAACAAAGAAAACAATGAAATAATCACCGTAATTATCGATGAGCTGTCCGGAGTATCAATTCTTGCCGGTGAAAAGAAAAAACACGTCCTTACCGGCTTTAATATCAATGCCCCTGACGCAACTTACGCCGACTATTATGATCCGGTTAAAGGCAAAGAACTTTTTCTGCCCACTGAAGAATCCCAGGCCTACCGGAAACTTATCCTCGATATCAAGGAATACAAAAGTGCGAACAGGTTCAAAATGCCCAGGGTGGGTCTTATTGCCGACCACCGAGCCCGTTACGGAACAATTTTCCAGGTAAATGTTGCGATCCAGGAACTGATCAAAGAAAACGTTATTGACCCTACGGTTAAGTGGAAGGTTTTCGTCGATAAGAAAGAAACCCCTCCTCCTGAATTTTAA
- a CDS encoding methylenetetrahydrofolate reductase C-terminal domain-containing protein: MIIAERKPINEIMEMVKDVKRVLVLGCKGCVTVCSAGGEREVEILASLIRLGANKQGRTVEVTDGALVRQCDKEYIDGLDNWKGKYDAIVSMACGVGVNFIANLRPETIVYPGVNTSFLGGSAEQGVWSEQCAGCGNCILHLTGGLCPVARCAKSLMNGPCGGSQGGRCEINPDVNCIWQSIHDRLERTGKKEDMLRVAPIRDWSTAGHGGPRKVVRDDLTV, from the coding sequence ATGATCATTGCTGAACGTAAGCCGATAAATGAGATTATGGAAATGGTTAAGGATGTCAAGCGCGTCCTTGTCCTTGGCTGCAAGGGCTGTGTGACGGTTTGCTCTGCCGGCGGGGAACGTGAAGTAGAGATACTGGCTTCGCTGATTCGTCTTGGCGCCAACAAACAAGGCAGAACGGTAGAAGTTACTGACGGTGCTCTGGTAAGACAGTGTGACAAGGAATACATCGATGGCCTTGATAACTGGAAAGGCAAGTATGATGCCATTGTTTCAATGGCATGCGGCGTTGGTGTGAATTTTATAGCAAATCTGAGACCGGAGACAATTGTTTATCCCGGTGTAAATACAAGTTTTTTGGGCGGTTCAGCCGAACAGGGGGTCTGGTCCGAACAATGCGCCGGTTGCGGCAACTGCATTCTGCATTTAACTGGTGGGCTTTGTCCTGTTGCTCGTTGTGCCAAGAGCCTGATGAACGGCCCCTGCGGCGGGTCCCAGGGCGGCCGTTGCGAAATTAATCCCGATGTGAACTGTATCTGGCAGTCTATCCATGACCGCCTGGAACGTACCGGCAAGAAAGAGGATATGCTCCGTGTTGCTCCGATTCGAGATTGGAGCACTGCCGGTCACGGTGGTCCAAGAAAGGTTGTTCGTGATGATCTGACGGTCTAA
- a CDS encoding hydrogenase iron-sulfur subunit, with protein sequence MSDFTPNIRAFCCHYTSQQICAEGDEGLNREGFPKSVAIERLVCSGKLQVSAILKAFEDGADGVYVVGCPEDKCHNLMGSQRAAKRVGAVRKALTELDVEADRVEMYHLERGFHPEFVAAAQEMDRRIKEMGPSPLKGGKK encoded by the coding sequence ATGAGTGACTTTACTCCAAATATTCGTGCTTTTTGTTGTCATTATACCTCCCAGCAGATCTGTGCTGAAGGAGATGAAGGTTTAAACCGTGAAGGTTTTCCCAAAAGCGTAGCAATCGAAAGACTGGTTTGTTCCGGTAAACTACAGGTAAGTGCCATTTTAAAGGCTTTTGAAGATGGAGCTGACGGTGTCTATGTCGTTGGCTGTCCGGAAGATAAATGCCATAATCTCATGGGAAGTCAGCGAGCTGCAAAACGTGTTGGCGCGGTTAGGAAAGCCCTTACGGAATTGGATGTGGAAGCCGATCGTGTAGAAATGTATCACCTTGAAAGAGGTTTTCATCCGGAATTTGTTGCAGCCGCCCAGGAAATGGACCGGAGGATTAAAGAAATGGGCCCCAGTCCCCTGAAGGGAGGAAAGAAATGA
- a CDS encoding 4Fe-4S dicluster domain-containing protein has product MGITSKEINSAFSAEVTALPGGEYLNRCFSCGACSGICPVSQAIHDFDPRKIIHMVRMGLKDKILASDLLWFCSKCRSCVFVCPQDVRFAEIMAALRQMALKEAYITVQDLVDKGKAASVDRDKCVSCLTCVRVCPWRVPEIDVKGLAAIDPIDCRGCGICVAECPAQAINLNESEDERLIAACGSGR; this is encoded by the coding sequence ATGGGAATCACCAGCAAAGAAATAAATTCAGCATTCAGTGCTGAAGTAACCGCTTTACCGGGCGGCGAGTACTTGAATCGATGTTTTTCCTGTGGCGCCTGTAGTGGTATTTGCCCCGTGAGTCAGGCGATACATGATTTTGATCCGAGAAAAATTATCCACATGGTCCGCATGGGACTCAAGGATAAAATACTTGCCTCAGATCTGCTTTGGTTCTGCTCTAAATGCCGCAGCTGTGTTTTTGTCTGTCCCCAGGATGTCAGGTTTGCCGAGATCATGGCAGCCCTTCGTCAAATGGCATTGAAAGAAGCGTATATCACCGTACAGGATCTCGTTGACAAAGGAAAAGCGGCATCGGTGGACAGGGACAAATGTGTGTCCTGTCTTACCTGCGTCAGAGTCTGCCCCTGGAGAGTTCCTGAGATAGATGTTAAGGGGTTGGCGGCTATTGATCCAATAGACTGCAGGGGATGCGGGATCTGTGTCGCGGAATGTCCTGCACAAGCAATTAACTTAAATGAGTCTGAAGATGAGCGTCTGATTGCCGCCTGCGGCAGCGGACGTTGA
- a CDS encoding KpsF/GutQ family sugar-phosphate isomerase has protein sequence MDITQAKEVLRIEAEGLFSLVDKIGSDFEKAISLIMECPSRVIISGIGKSGIIGQKIAATLNSTGTSSFFLHPVEAMHGDLGVVDPRDVVLAISYSGETAELNLLLSSLRSRGTKIIAMTGNTESNLAQLADAVLDIAVPREACPLGLAPTASTTASLAMGDALAVVLLQKKKFKASDFRRNHPGGSLGERLKVSVSEVMIIDDFIPVVHEKSMFSEAIQVMNDKNLGAVLVVSAPGKLVGILTDGDVRRQFIKHNALIKVEVSEVMTRNPKCINQDKLAADALSIMQQHEVTVLPVKDDKGSLVGILHLQDLLGKGEFRFLV, from the coding sequence ATGGATATAACTCAAGCAAAAGAAGTCTTAAGAATTGAGGCCGAAGGGCTTTTTTCACTTGTCGATAAGATCGGCAGTGATTTTGAAAAAGCCATAAGCCTCATTATGGAATGCCCCTCCCGGGTAATCATCTCCGGGATCGGCAAATCCGGCATAATCGGCCAGAAGATTGCCGCGACTTTGAACAGCACCGGCACCTCATCTTTTTTTCTGCATCCGGTTGAAGCAATGCACGGCGATCTTGGGGTAGTGGATCCTCGCGATGTGGTGCTGGCGATTTCATACAGTGGTGAAACCGCTGAACTGAATTTATTACTCTCAAGTCTCAGGAGCCGTGGCACAAAAATTATCGCCATGACCGGCAATACAGAATCAAATCTTGCGCAACTTGCCGATGCGGTACTGGATATCGCTGTTCCACGAGAAGCATGTCCTCTGGGGTTGGCGCCCACTGCAAGCACTACTGCGTCCCTTGCCATGGGCGATGCCCTTGCGGTTGTTCTGCTGCAGAAGAAAAAGTTCAAGGCCAGTGACTTCAGGAGGAATCATCCCGGCGGCAGTCTTGGTGAACGTCTCAAAGTCAGTGTGAGCGAGGTGATGATCATTGATGATTTCATTCCGGTTGTTCATGAAAAATCAATGTTTTCCGAGGCGATTCAGGTTATGAATGACAAGAACCTCGGGGCGGTTCTGGTTGTCTCAGCTCCGGGCAAGCTGGTGGGAATACTTACTGATGGAGATGTCCGGCGTCAGTTTATCAAGCATAATGCCTTGATAAAAGTTGAAGTAAGCGAGGTCATGACCCGCAATCCCAAGTGTATTAATCAGGATAAGCTGGCTGCGGATGCCTTAAGCATCATGCAGCAACATGAGGTGACGGTATTGCCGGTGAAAGATGATAAGGGTTCGCTGGTCGGCATTCTTCATCTTCAGGATTTACTCGGCAAAGGGGAGTTCCGTTTTCTGGTTTAA
- a CDS encoding amidophosphoribosyltransferase → MTQGEISDRPREECGICGIFGHNDAAKLTYFGLYALQHRGQESAGIVTSDGNKMTQHKEMGLVPEVFSEDDLQKLIGHLAVGHVRYSTTGASVVGNAQPFTATHMGSCMAVAHNGNLVNIRQLRDDLEKKGSIFHSTMDSEVVMHLMARFSAMGLEKAVVETFKQIKGAYSILLMTKDKLIAIRDPQGFRPLCLGRINGGAYIVASETCALDLVEAQYIRDVEPGEILIIDADGPRSLYLPKEGRHSFCIFEHVYFARPDSDIFGINVYESRKRMGEILAEECKLDADFVMPFPDSGNYAAIGYSQASGIPLEMGMIRNHYVGRTFIQPTQSMRDFSVKVKLNPVRSFLKDKRVVIIEDSIIRGTTGRSRVRSLREVGVKEIHMLISCPPTRHPCFYGIDFPTGGELIAASKTIEDIRRFLDLDTLYYLSLEGMVKATGMNKDTFCLACFNGDYPVQPDLEFHKLALGCGDT, encoded by the coding sequence ATGACTCAGGGTGAAATATCAGACCGGCCCCGGGAAGAATGCGGCATCTGCGGTATTTTCGGTCATAACGATGCGGCAAAATTAACTTATTTTGGCCTTTACGCCTTACAACACCGGGGGCAGGAGAGCGCCGGGATTGTTACTTCAGACGGTAATAAAATGACTCAGCACAAGGAAATGGGACTTGTGCCGGAAGTTTTCAGCGAAGATGATCTGCAGAAACTAATCGGGCATTTGGCAGTTGGTCATGTCCGATACTCTACCACCGGCGCTTCAGTGGTTGGGAATGCACAGCCGTTTACCGCAACCCATATGGGAAGCTGCATGGCCGTTGCCCATAACGGCAATCTGGTCAATATCCGACAATTGCGTGATGATCTCGAAAAGAAGGGTTCCATTTTTCATTCAACAATGGACAGCGAGGTTGTCATGCACCTCATGGCCCGTTTTTCAGCCATGGGTCTGGAAAAGGCTGTTGTTGAAACCTTCAAGCAGATTAAGGGGGCTTACTCTATTCTGCTGATGACCAAGGATAAGCTTATCGCCATCAGAGATCCTCAGGGATTCCGGCCCCTCTGCCTTGGTAGAATCAATGGCGGCGCCTACATCGTTGCTTCGGAAACCTGCGCTTTGGATCTTGTTGAGGCCCAGTACATTCGAGACGTAGAGCCCGGGGAAATCTTGATAATTGATGCAGATGGGCCGAGATCTTTGTATCTTCCCAAGGAAGGGCGGCATAGCTTCTGTATTTTTGAACATGTATATTTTGCGCGTCCTGACAGTGATATTTTTGGTATCAACGTTTATGAAAGCCGAAAAAGAATGGGCGAAATTCTTGCTGAAGAATGCAAGCTGGATGCGGATTTTGTCATGCCCTTTCCCGATTCAGGCAATTACGCAGCTATCGGTTATTCTCAGGCCTCGGGTATTCCTCTGGAAATGGGAATGATCCGTAATCATTATGTGGGACGGACATTTATTCAGCCGACCCAGTCCATGCGTGATTTTTCTGTAAAAGTAAAACTGAACCCGGTACGTTCGTTTCTCAAGGATAAACGAGTGGTTATTATTGAGGATTCCATTATCAGGGGCACCACCGGTCGCAGCAGGGTTCGCTCTCTTCGTGAAGTGGGCGTCAAGGAAATTCATATGCTGATCAGCTGTCCGCCCACCAGGCATCCGTGTTTTTATGGCATAGATTTTCCCACCGGCGGTGAACTGATTGCGGCATCGAAGACAATTGAGGATATCAGGCGTTTTCTTGACCTTGATACGCTTTATTACCTCAGTCTTGAAGGTATGGTGAAGGCAACCGGCATGAATAAAGACACATTCTGTCTGGCATGTTTTAACGGGGATTATCCAGTGCAGCCGGACCTGGAATTCCATAAGCTTGCTTTGGGATGCGGCGATACCTGA